In Spirochaetota bacterium, a single genomic region encodes these proteins:
- the argC gene encoding N-acetyl-gamma-glutamyl-phosphate reductase: MKKALIVGATGFGGLGLIEILLRHKGFQISQLVARKDVGKKISEVFPHLEDFCDLPVQSPEEINYDDIDIAFFSTPDKAGMQMIHTFYKKNIPVIDFSGDFRFTTVDDYTIYAKNKGMNTEHASPDVLAHTVYGLPEKYAEKIKKAKIVGNPGCFAIAMILGLLPVIEEGIVDSETIICDGKTGVSGAGKNPGEANFYPQRYEDVNTYREGHHQHVVEVENIVNANSKKKHKILFIPQIVPLNRGILVTIYADVQSNINSDSLFEIYKNYYTNKPFIHITRRSCHTTDVRGTNRCQIRPSIDSRTGKLFITSVIDNLIKGQSGNAVQNANLMMGFDETEGLMVPAFYP, encoded by the coding sequence ATGAAAAAAGCATTAATCGTTGGCGCCACCGGATTTGGCGGCTTAGGATTAATTGAGATTCTTTTACGCCATAAAGGTTTTCAAATTTCACAGTTAGTTGCCCGTAAAGATGTTGGTAAAAAAATATCAGAAGTGTTCCCACACCTTGAAGATTTTTGCGATTTGCCAGTTCAATCACCCGAAGAAATCAATTACGATGACATAGATATTGCATTTTTCTCAACTCCTGATAAAGCGGGCATGCAGATGATTCATACATTTTATAAAAAAAATATTCCAGTTATTGATTTCAGCGGCGATTTCAGGTTCACTACTGTTGATGATTACACTATATATGCAAAGAATAAAGGCATGAATACCGAACACGCTTCCCCTGACGTACTTGCACATACTGTGTATGGATTACCTGAAAAATATGCAGAAAAGATTAAAAAAGCAAAAATTGTGGGCAATCCTGGCTGTTTTGCTATAGCCATGATTTTGGGATTATTACCGGTAATTGAAGAAGGTATTGTTGATTCAGAAACAATCATCTGTGATGGTAAAACAGGTGTATCCGGTGCAGGCAAAAATCCAGGCGAAGCTAATTTTTATCCTCAGCGGTATGAAGATGTCAATACCTATCGTGAAGGCCATCATCAGCATGTTGTGGAAGTTGAAAATATAGTCAATGCCAATAGCAAAAAGAAACACAAAATTTTATTTATTCCGCAAATAGTACCGCTAAACAGAGGCATTCTGGTGACTATATATGCTGATGTACAATCAAACATAAACAGTGATTCGTTATTTGAAATCTACAAAAACTACTACACCAATAAGCCGTTTATTCATATAACACGCCGTTCATGCCACACCACTGATGTTCGTGGGACTAACCGATGTCAGATACGCCCTTCAATTGACTCAAGGACAGGTAAGCTTTTTATAACATCAGTTATTGATAACCTTATAAAAGGCCAATCTGGCAACGCGGTTCAAAATGCCAATTTAATGATGGGATTTGATGAAACCGAAGGCCTTATGGTTCCTGCTTTTTATCCATAA
- a CDS encoding aspartate-semialdehyde dehydrogenase — MKKYNVVILGATGAVGIEFRKILLQRNFPINNIRFLGKTTVGQTIEFGDKKVTVEPVTDDAFKGFDIGLFSAGASISREVARKAAESGCIVIDNSSAWRMEKDVPLVVPEVNPNDVEWHNGIIANPNCSTIQMVVALKPIHDVAKIKRIVVSTYQAVSGTGLKAIEELQIQVHDIMNGKPISQRKVYPHQIAFNVLPHIDVFLENGYTKEEMKMVNETKKIMGDSSIQVTATTVRVPVLYGHSESVNIETQKKITPQQVRELLRTAKGVTVVDDPSKNEYPLAINAAGKDDVFVGRIREDESIPNGINMWIVSDNIRKGAALNAIQIAELLIEKKMV; from the coding sequence ATGAAAAAATACAATGTGGTAATTTTAGGCGCAACGGGTGCAGTTGGCATTGAATTTAGAAAAATTTTATTACAACGCAATTTTCCTATTAACAATATTCGTTTCTTAGGAAAAACCACTGTTGGTCAAACAATAGAGTTTGGTGATAAAAAAGTTACCGTTGAACCGGTAACAGATGATGCGTTTAAAGGTTTTGATATTGGGCTTTTTTCCGCAGGTGCTTCCATAAGCCGGGAAGTGGCTCGAAAAGCTGCTGAATCGGGATGTATTGTTATTGACAATAGTTCAGCCTGGCGAATGGAAAAAGATGTTCCGCTGGTGGTCCCGGAAGTTAACCCAAACGATGTTGAATGGCATAATGGCATTATAGCTAATCCCAATTGTTCAACAATACAGATGGTTGTTGCCCTGAAGCCCATACATGATGTTGCAAAAATAAAGCGAATAGTTGTAAGCACCTATCAGGCTGTTTCTGGAACGGGTCTTAAAGCAATTGAAGAGCTTCAAATTCAAGTACACGATATTATGAATGGGAAACCCATATCGCAGCGTAAAGTATATCCTCATCAGATAGCATTCAATGTGCTGCCTCACATAGATGTATTCCTTGAAAATGGATACACAAAAGAAGAAATGAAAATGGTCAATGAAACCAAAAAGATTATGGGCGATAGTTCAATTCAGGTAACTGCAACCACAGTAAGGGTACCAGTATTGTATGGCCACTCAGAATCAGTGAATATTGAAACTCAGAAGAAGATAACACCACAACAAGTGCGTGAACTGCTGCGTACTGCAAAAGGTGTCACAGTGGTTGATGATCCATCAAAGAATGAATATCCTCTGGCAATTAATGCTGCCGGGAAGGATGATGTCTTTGTAGGAAGAATACGCGAAGATGAATCAATCCCCAATGGTATCAACATGTGGATAGTGTCAGATAACATACGAAAAGGTGCTGCGCTTAATGCTATTCAGATAGCAGAACTATTGATAGAAAAGAAAATGGTGTAA
- a CDS encoding protein-L-isoaspartate(D-aspartate) O-methyltransferase: protein MVKKQIEARGIRNPKVLQAMLQVERHKFVPELSIPQAYEDHPLPIGYGQTISQPYIVALMTELCELDGSEKVLEIGTGSGYQAAILSLLAKEVYTIEIVEPLGKQAALRLKSLGYKNVTVKIGDGYKGWPEHAPFDVIMLTAAPPTVPDALLSQLKEDGGILVAPIGDYHQELVKIVRHGNNYSQNVITYVRFVPMVPANE, encoded by the coding sequence ATGGTAAAAAAACAGATAGAAGCACGTGGAATTAGGAACCCTAAAGTGTTACAAGCAATGCTGCAGGTAGAACGGCACAAATTTGTACCCGAACTCAGTATACCTCAAGCGTATGAAGACCATCCGTTGCCAATTGGTTATGGTCAGACCATATCTCAGCCATATATTGTTGCACTGATGACGGAATTATGTGAACTTGATGGCAGTGAAAAAGTACTTGAGATTGGCACAGGATCAGGGTATCAGGCGGCAATTTTATCATTACTTGCAAAGGAAGTCTATACAATAGAAATAGTTGAACCACTTGGGAAACAGGCTGCGTTACGATTGAAGTCATTAGGCTATAAAAACGTTACCGTTAAAATTGGTGATGGCTATAAGGGCTGGCCCGAACATGCTCCGTTTGATGTCATCATGCTTACTGCTGCTCCCCCCACAGTTCCGGATGCATTACTCAGTCAGCTTAAAGAAGATGGTGGTATTCTGGTTGCACCTATTGGCGATTATCATCAGGAACTGGTCAAAATTGTCCGTCATGGAAACAATTATTCACAGAACGTGATAACCTACGTACGGTTTGTACCAATGGTTCCCGCTAATGAATAA